The window TggtttaaatgataataatttaataacaatTTTTACATGAATGGCCGTAAGTAGTATTTATATCGGGAGGATAGTGTAGTGTAAACATCTTAACAGAATAGTTGTCTTCAACTGTGATTAAGAAGTTAGTGCGAGGTTTACGTACATATATGAAGAAAGCCTATTAGCTCAAACGAAATACTCGTGCATATCAGCGTTTACTTGCTACATCTAGTTGGCCTCAACTTACTCGATGCAAGTTGGAAGTTTAGTATGGGTTTAAAGAACATATGTGTGACcaaaaaatatttacattgaGGGTGATTCGAAGATTTGACTCCTTGAGTTAACTCATATATTATTAATTACTCATAGGTGGACTGAAAGGGAAAATGGCGACATTCCTTGGGAGAGTTTGGTGTGTATGAACGAGAAATTCTCCAAGATGTCTGCTTTTTTGTTTGACATGGTTGGCAGGAGACTTACTGCCTAGATATAAAAGTTTCAAGCTACTGATCTATCAGAGCTATCTGTCAAACTGAAACCAGTTAATCAATTCCAACCATTCAGTCACTTTTTGTGTGGCATACACTTCCTTAGGATTGATTAGTTTCTAAAAGTAGTTGTTACTCAGTCCCCCTAAATTTCGACACAGGTAAATTATCCGtcttttatacgaatattcatcaagattagaacgaatagtctgacagaaattgggcgccgagaatagagaagtcattatatgtgaaaatgatatttaaaataatccaGACGAGTTAGCTggatgaaacgttggaattacttaaatttcaatcgctgagattatttcaaatataattttaacaTATTCACCTTTCAATTTGCTTATTTATGAATATGGGTGATTTTCCTAATTGCCTGATCATTTGTTTCATGCGATTCATAACAGTTAACAATCATGATTTTGTAgggtataaaacaatatatttctaGCCAGCAACAATGTTAATGGGTTCAGATgagaaataaaatcaaaatagCAAGTGGCATTTTTGATTCGATGGGTCTAAAGCAAAAATCCCACATGTTAAGGGGTTGGTTATGATAATTTGCTATTCTAGTGTTTGCTTTGGTTTTTCTATGTAAATGCTTTTTACGTTAAAGTTGTTCTTGAAGGATAAACCTGAAAGGAAAAATTATGCAGTCATTGTTTTGATTCTAATTACTATTGAAATTTACTTTTatagtattatcattattgttattattatcttttttctAATTGTATTTTACCATACTCGTAGTAATTTACGTTTCCGGATCTAACCTAAGGTGATTTCATGTCAAATGTCCAATCGTATTTACTCTGCGTTGTATTCCAAAATAGCAAATTCACAAAATTCTTCAGAGGATTCTGCTTTGTTACCTGGACCATTACTCAGTTTTTTGAAGTCGAATAATACAGATGGATCACAGAACTCTACTAAGGAATCTATAACTCCCACTGAAATCGAGGCACAAGGTCGTCTTACGTCTTGGTTTTATCAAGCTGATGCTGATCCTTTAATGCTTAAAGGCATGTCTCGACAGCAGCGTCTTATGGGGTTTTTCTTATGTCTTCTTTCAGCATCGTTATGTCTTTGTTTGGCGATGCTTTTCTTGCCAGTTATTGCAACACCTTTTGGTATGCGTAAATACGTACTGTTGCATACACTTGGTAGTATTTTATTAATTGGGAGTTTTTCATTTCTTTGGGGCCCATGGAATCACATTAGAAGCTTATTTAGCACTGAGCGCCTGTTTTTTACTTTAAGTTATTTAGTCAGCTTACTTGGTGGCTTATATGCTGTGGTTGTGTGGCAGAGTGCCGTATTTTCAGCTTTGGCCTTGATCTCCCAAATTTGTTTAGTTGTATGGCAAATTATTACCACCATACCTGGAGGTAAAATTGGCTTGAGCGCTTTCTTGCGTGGTAGTTTGTGGACAGTAAAAGGGATTTCTAAAGGTCTACCTGTTTAGTTATTTTTGCGTTACATGTTGCTCCCTGTAAAAAAGGACTGAGATATTTTTCTGACATTCTGTCGAGGTGAATTATGCTAGCCTCATCActagattttattgattttctaaAGACggtttgaataataatttatttatatgcaATATCATACTCGCTTTGTTCAGATAAAACAGAAGGGTAAATTTGTAAGAAAGTAAACCGTTGGTTCGGATTTTTCTTGATGAATCTGTTACGGATAGGTAGTTGAATAATCTATATATCAACCGACTGTAATACTAATCGTTATCGTTTGTTGAGTAGTGTTAACTATCCAGAACCTTCGCTGGGAAATTTGTCCAGTAACTGTTAAGACACGTGACAGCCAAAGACCTGACATCCTTTATACTGTATCTTATGGCGTGTAAGCATGATCTACTGGTAAGCGATGATCTCGTTTTTCCCGACGAATCCCGAATACTGATGAACGGCGTCTGTCAGATTGAATGTATATATTTGTTCATAAGAGTTTTGTTTCACTTGTTGAAGTTCGTCGTAGGATATTTGGGATATTTAGATAGTCAAAGTGTAAATAGTTTGATTAAGATGGAGTGGTGTACACGTGATTCAATATTACAGTGTTTAACTGTCACAAAT of the Schistosoma haematobium chromosome 4, whole genome shotgun sequence genome contains:
- the SFT2 gene encoding protein transport protein sft2 (EggNog:ENOG410W2ND~COG:U) → MSNRIYSALYSKIANSQNSSEDSALLPGPLLSFLKSNNTDGSQNSTKESITPTEIEAQGRLTSWFYQADADPLMLKGMSRQQRLMGFFLCLLSASLCLCLAMLFLPVIATPFGMRKYVLLHTLGSILLIGSFSFLWGPWNHIRSLFSTERLFFTLSYLVSLLGGLYAVVVWQSAVFSALALISQICLVVWQIITTIPGGKIGLSAFLRGSLWTVKGISKGLPV